Proteins found in one Sorghum bicolor cultivar BTx623 chromosome 1, Sorghum_bicolor_NCBIv3, whole genome shotgun sequence genomic segment:
- the LOC8081246 gene encoding 40S ribosomal protein S15, with protein MADVEVDTEVAAAGPKKRTFRKYSYRGVDLDALLDMSTDDLVQLFPARARRRFQRGLKRKPMALIKKLRKAKKDAPAGEKPEPVKTHLRNMIIVPEMIGSIVGVYNGKTFNQVEIKPEMIGHYLAEFSISYKPVKHGRPGIGATHSSRFIPLK; from the exons ATG GCGGACGTGGAGGTGGATACGGAGGTGGCGGCCGCGGGGCCGAAGAAAAGGACGTTCCGCAAGTACAGCTACCGCGGCGTGGACCTCGACGCGCTCCTCGACATGTCCACCGACGACCTCGTCCAGCTCTTCCCCGCGCGCGCACGGCGGAG GTTCCAGAGGGGtctgaagaggaagcccatGGCGCTCATCAAGAAGCTCCGCAAAGCG AAAAAGGACGCCCCCGCCGGTGAGAAGCCTGAGCCTGTGAAGACCCACCTCCGCAACATGATCATTGTGCCTGAGATGATTGGGAGCATTGTTGGTGTCTACAACGGCAAGACCTTCAACCAGGTTGAGATCAAGCCGGAGATGATTGGCCACTACCTCGCAGAGTTCTCCATCTCGTACAAGCCTGTCAAGCACGGTAGGCCCGGTATCGGTGCTACCCACTCTTCGCGGTTCATTCCTCTGAAGTGA
- the LOC8061160 gene encoding mucin-5AC — protein sequence MASSSSNSSSTSSSSTPSTPSAARVPSDSERVRPRLPTSAPAASAALGVVPGAAIASASAPGVSRSIKRPPTTYTPTAWGGSKGVPQPSYFARDHQRGRGGRSRNSMGVSQHVSRKPSQKSGWQSAADPTSTFAPSRLSIEGSSSSPSAWSKPLPRLSTVASTPTDTRPASAASSSTTLTPSPDITLVPNAPGSAPVVATSADTAPEPDASTSSAPGGTTIADLALEPDALNSASCSLPGVAMTVDAALEPDASTASTPSSAPGVTTIADPSATTSAPGAAPIIPSLRDNWVALHWGIVPRSVELEPCPGQQALGGNGMPPVEALYPDPLCPWREQVPPRSFGVLLCWECRNRPARVHARPCDHLAICVRCYCYFNSNRFVCPYCAMPITWLL from the exons ATGGCGTCTTCCTCCTCCAACTCCTCGTCAACTTCGTCCTCCTCCACGCCTTCAACTCCCTCCGCCGCTCGGGTCCCCTCCGACTCCGAGAGGGTGCGGCCTCGGCTCCCCACCTCCGCTCCAGCAGCGAGCGCCGCCCTCGGCGTCGTACCTGGCGC CGCcatcgcctccgcctccgcgcccGGCGTCTCCCGCTCCATCAAACGACCTCCGACGACATACACCCCCACCGCCTGGGGCGGCTCCAAAGGCGTCCCCCAGCCCAGCTACTTCGCTCGCGATCACCAGAGGGGAAGGGGAGGTCGGTCTCGGAACTCCATGGGCGTATCCCAGCACGTCTCTCGCAAGCCGTCGCAGAAGTCGGGGTGGCAGAGCGCAGCGGACCCGACGTCGACGTTCGCTCCGTCGAGGTTGTCCATCGAAGGCTCGTCGTCGTCTCCGTCGGCATGGTCCAAGCCCCTTCCCAGGTTGAGCACCGTGGCTTCAACCCCGACGGACACCAGgcccgcctccgccgcctcgTCGAGCACCACGCTGACGCCGTCACCCGACATCACGCTGGTGCCCAACGCGCCAGGCTCCGCGCCCGTCGTGGCGACGAGCGCCGATACCGCGCCAGAGCCGGACGCGTCCACCTCTTCCGCGCCCGGCGGGACGACGATCGCCGACCTCGCGCTAGAGCCGGACGCGCTCAACTCCGCCTCCTGTTCTTTGCCCGGCGTGGCAATGACCGTCGACGCCGCGCTGGAGCCAGATGCGTCGACCGCCTCCACCCCCTCTTCCGCGCCCGGCGTGACGACGATCGCCGACCCTTCCGCCACGACTTCTGCACCTGGAGCAGCACCGATCATCCCCAGCCTTCGAGACAACTGGGTTGCTCTACACTGGGGCATAGTGCCACGGTCCGTGGAGCTGGAGCCTTGTCCCGGGCAGCAGGCGCTCGGCGGCAACGGCATGCCTCCCGTCGAAGCCCTCTATCCGGACCCGTTGTGCCCGTGGCGAGAGCAGGTCCCGCCGCGGTCGTTCGGCGTCCTGCTGTGTTGGGAGTGCCGCAACCGACCTGCACGGGTCCATGCTAGACCTTGCGACCATTTGGCcatctgcgtccggtgctactgctACTTCAACAGCAACAGGTTCGTCTGCCCCTACTGTGCCATGCCTATTACCTGGCTACTGTAG